A portion of the Avibacterium sp. 20-132 genome contains these proteins:
- a CDS encoding MlaA family lipoprotein — protein MKKSVFVVSLVLGSALLTGCATIDPQTGERKDPLEGFNRAMWDFNYKVADPYVLKPVAKGWKNYVPQPIKTGIINVANNLDEPASFVNRLLQGEFKKAMVHFNRFWINSIFGLGGLIDWASASPPLRVEEKRRFGDTLGAYGVETGTYVMLPMYGPATPRQDLGNLVDTTYPMLSLLGPWGLLKWGIQGIDSRAKMLDKDALLEQSQDPYVTFREAYFQNLEYHVKDGNVETKGNTLSQDELKEID, from the coding sequence ATGAAAAAATCCGTTTTCGTCGTCTCACTCGTACTTGGTTCAGCTTTACTCACGGGCTGTGCCACAATCGATCCACAAACGGGAGAACGCAAAGATCCATTGGAAGGATTTAACCGAGCAATGTGGGATTTCAACTATAAGGTTGCCGATCCCTATGTGCTGAAACCAGTTGCCAAAGGTTGGAAAAATTACGTGCCACAGCCTATTAAAACAGGAATTATCAATGTTGCGAATAACCTTGATGAACCAGCCAGTTTTGTAAACCGCTTATTGCAAGGTGAATTTAAAAAAGCAATGGTGCATTTCAATCGCTTCTGGATCAACAGTATTTTCGGTTTAGGCGGTTTAATTGACTGGGCAAGTGCCAGCCCGCCATTACGCGTAGAAGAAAAACGCCGTTTTGGTGATACCTTAGGGGCTTATGGTGTCGAAACAGGTACTTATGTAATGTTGCCGATGTACGGGCCTGCCACCCCTCGTCAAGATCTAGGTAATTTAGTGGATACCACTTACCCAATGCTGTCTTTACTAGGTCCTTGGGGATTATTAAAATGGGGTATTCAAGGTATTGATAGTCGCGCAAAAATGCTTGATAAAGACGCATTATTAGAGCAATCGCAAGATCCTTATGTTACTTTCCGCGAAGCCTATTTCCAAAACTTAGAATATCACGTTAAAGACGGCAATGTGGAAACCAAAGGCAATACCCTTTCACAAGATGAACTTAAAGAAATTGATTAA